From a single Planctellipticum variicoloris genomic region:
- a CDS encoding response regulator transcription factor: protein MDAEYEPRPATVFVVDDDTSVRDSLRWLVESVGLKAETFSDAHDLLHKCSPERPGCFVLDVRMPGMSGLELQEQLASRDFRQPVIIMTAYGDVPMAVRAMKRGAVYFFEKNSSNQILLEQIQAALKEDDDRRRVEDAGRVVRERYQKLTAREIEVLDLVTAGLSSKEIGVKLGVSFKTVEAHRAKIMKKMEADSVPHLIRMYVAATGAAPLAPIAASRNGEATHA from the coding sequence ATGGACGCGGAATACGAACCCCGGCCGGCGACGGTCTTCGTCGTCGACGACGACACGTCCGTGCGCGACTCTCTGCGCTGGCTCGTCGAATCGGTGGGGCTGAAGGCGGAAACATTCAGCGACGCTCACGATCTTCTGCACAAGTGCAGTCCCGAGCGGCCGGGCTGTTTCGTGCTGGATGTCCGCATGCCCGGCATGAGCGGGCTGGAGCTCCAGGAGCAGCTCGCGTCCCGCGACTTCCGTCAGCCCGTCATCATCATGACAGCCTACGGCGACGTCCCGATGGCGGTCCGGGCCATGAAACGGGGCGCCGTCTACTTCTTCGAAAAGAATTCCAGCAATCAGATCCTGCTCGAACAGATTCAGGCCGCACTGAAAGAAGACGACGACCGTCGACGCGTCGAAGACGCCGGCCGCGTCGTCCGCGAGCGGTACCAGAAGCTCACCGCGCGGGAGATCGAAGTGCTGGATCTGGTAACGGCGGGACTTTCCAGCAAGGAAATCGGAGTGAAACTGGGGGTCAGCTTCAAGACCGTCGAGGCCCACCGCGCCAAGATCATGAAGAAGATGGAGGCTGACAGCGTCCCCCATCTGATCCGCATGTACGTCGCCGCCACCGGAGCCGCCCCGCTGGCGCCGATCGCTGCCAGTCGAAACGGCGAAGCAA
- a CDS encoding PAS domain S-box protein translates to MSDDSNSHVSLEAGTAGLLQAVARGAPIILWSVDAEGIFTFAEGRALDGLGLKPGQGVGTSIFEMFPDRPDIHGRIRAALAGETQHTTTQIGENFYETWEFPGRDPSGMITGVLGVSTDVTERVRAEQERGRSQELFRTVFLTGAVGILIVEESNGCVIDANPECLRIFERPREDVIGRTTVELGLWPDPERRLYWNRTLLDRGSTYSRLHRITTGSGRQRIIRYWGRLVPQQERECIVALMYDATSEFRLKRRLRRSRQLYRTLTRSSPVGIFNATAGRGWNYVNGRLCALAGADSDALKGEGWLDRVSAVDRIRVQNLWQSSLRTHEPFRDEFRFVKPDGEVVWVYAEAEPQDGRAEGHVVWVGTATDITRRMIAEQQLREANESLEQRIAERTQELVEANAALRTEAVQRQETLRALEESEARWRSLVMHAPDFILQVDREGTIAFANRMSPATTAETVVGMSMFDFLTPEVADEVRTILADVFSHGNAHHTTLPVNGNHGVTGWYSTMYSPVLDGDRVDSALVSSRDVTAEKQAEAELSQVRSQVAHAARVSAAGEMTAAIAHELNQPLLAIANYAAGCINRLSGENLPREQLLGRLEEIRAAAVRGGEIIRRLRGFVERRDDESKVCDLTLLIQDAIRLIQPQASHRAVRCRTIIEAPLPPVRVDPIQLVQVIVNLVLNSIEAMDETPADRRVVRVSAGSDRDRVWCSVCDSGRGIPAELGEQIFEPFVSTKVSGMGIGLSISRTIIRSQGGELSVQSNGAEPGVTFTFFLPLSNEEHN, encoded by the coding sequence TTGAGCGACGACTCGAATTCCCATGTGTCTCTCGAAGCCGGTACCGCCGGCCTGCTGCAGGCCGTCGCTCGCGGTGCGCCCATTATTTTGTGGTCCGTCGATGCCGAGGGCATCTTCACATTCGCTGAGGGGCGAGCGCTCGACGGGCTCGGACTGAAACCGGGACAGGGTGTTGGCACTTCGATCTTCGAAATGTTTCCCGATCGCCCGGACATTCATGGCCGGATTCGCGCCGCCCTGGCTGGGGAAACCCAGCACACCACCACGCAGATCGGGGAGAACTTCTACGAAACGTGGGAGTTCCCCGGTCGTGATCCTTCGGGAATGATCACCGGCGTACTCGGGGTCTCGACCGACGTCACGGAGCGGGTCCGCGCGGAGCAGGAGCGGGGGCGCTCCCAGGAGTTGTTCCGGACCGTTTTTCTCACGGGCGCCGTCGGCATCCTGATCGTCGAAGAAAGCAACGGATGCGTGATCGACGCCAATCCGGAATGTCTGCGGATTTTCGAACGCCCCCGCGAAGACGTCATCGGACGAACCACGGTCGAACTGGGGCTCTGGCCTGACCCCGAACGCCGGCTGTACTGGAACCGGACGCTGCTCGACCGTGGAAGCACCTACTCCCGCCTGCATCGCATTACGACGGGGAGCGGACGCCAGCGGATCATCCGCTACTGGGGCCGACTGGTGCCGCAGCAGGAGCGGGAATGCATCGTCGCGCTGATGTACGACGCCACCTCGGAATTCCGTCTGAAACGCCGACTGCGCCGCAGCCGCCAGCTCTACCGCACGTTGACCCGCTCCTCCCCGGTTGGCATTTTTAACGCAACGGCCGGTCGCGGCTGGAACTACGTCAACGGTCGCCTGTGCGCGCTCGCCGGCGCCGATTCCGATGCGTTGAAGGGCGAGGGATGGCTCGATCGCGTCTCCGCCGTCGACCGCATTCGCGTTCAAAATCTCTGGCAGAGCTCTCTTCGCACGCACGAACCCTTCCGGGACGAGTTTCGCTTTGTCAAACCCGACGGGGAAGTCGTCTGGGTCTATGCCGAGGCGGAGCCGCAGGACGGGCGGGCCGAAGGACATGTCGTCTGGGTGGGAACCGCCACCGACATTACCCGGCGGATGATCGCCGAACAGCAACTGCGCGAAGCCAACGAAAGCCTCGAACAGCGGATTGCCGAACGCACCCAGGAACTGGTCGAAGCCAATGCGGCCCTGCGGACGGAAGCGGTTCAGCGTCAGGAGACCCTCCGCGCTCTGGAAGAATCCGAGGCCCGCTGGCGTTCTCTGGTGATGCACGCTCCCGATTTTATTCTGCAGGTCGACCGGGAAGGTACGATCGCGTTTGCCAACCGGATGTCCCCAGCCACGACCGCCGAAACCGTCGTCGGAATGTCGATGTTTGACTTCCTGACCCCCGAAGTCGCCGACGAGGTGCGAACGATTCTCGCAGACGTCTTCTCCCACGGAAACGCCCATCACACCACGCTGCCGGTCAATGGCAACCACGGCGTCACGGGCTGGTACTCGACAATGTATTCCCCGGTCCTCGACGGCGACCGCGTCGACAGCGCTCTCGTCTCTTCGCGCGACGTCACCGCCGAGAAGCAGGCCGAAGCCGAACTTTCGCAGGTCCGCTCGCAAGTCGCCCATGCGGCCCGCGTCAGTGCGGCGGGCGAAATGACCGCCGCCATCGCCCACGAATTGAATCAGCCCCTCCTGGCGATCGCCAACTACGCCGCCGGATGCATCAATCGTCTCTCCGGAGAGAACCTGCCCCGCGAGCAACTGTTAGGGCGCCTCGAAGAAATCCGGGCCGCCGCAGTCCGCGGCGGCGAAATCATTCGCCGTTTGCGGGGGTTTGTCGAACGCCGCGACGACGAGTCGAAAGTCTGCGACCTGACTCTGTTGATCCAGGATGCGATTCGGCTGATCCAGCCTCAGGCCAGCCATCGCGCCGTCCGCTGCCGGACGATCATCGAGGCGCCGTTGCCCCCCGTCCGCGTCGACCCGATTCAACTCGTTCAAGTCATCGTCAATCTGGTTCTCAACAGCATCGAAGCCATGGACGAGACCCCGGCCGATCGGCGCGTCGTGCGCGTCTCCGCCGGCAGCGATCGAGATCGCGTCTGGTGTTCCGTTTGCGATTCGGGACGCGGCATTCCGGCAGAGCTTGGCGAGCAGATCTTCGAACCGTTTGTGTCGACGAAAGTTTCGGGGATGGGGATCGGGCTGTCGATCAGCCGTACAATCATCCGAAGTCAGGGCGGCGAACTTTCCGTGCAGTCCAACGGCGCCGAACCGGGCGTCACGTTCACATTCTTTCTTCCGCTGAGCAATGAGGAGCACAACTGA
- the kdsB gene encoding 3-deoxy-manno-octulosonate cytidylyltransferase has translation MRVYGVIPARLQSTRLPRKLLLTETGKPLLQYVWEAARKSSELTDVLIATDSEEIAAVARGFGARCELTGEHPSGTDRICEVISRCGQDAGLIVNVQGDEPELDPANIDEVVRALKACSAAPMATLATPIRSLEQLHAPSCVKVVCGHLGQALYFSRSPIPHVRDRDEEEVLAAASPWLLHVGIYAYRSEFLSIWPQIRSSPLEQWEKLEQLRALEAGIRIQVAVVEHRSVGIDTPDDYARFVARTRSV, from the coding sequence ATGCGCGTTTACGGAGTGATTCCCGCCCGGCTGCAGTCGACGCGACTGCCGCGCAAGCTCCTGCTGACGGAGACCGGGAAGCCGCTGCTGCAATATGTGTGGGAGGCGGCCCGAAAGTCGAGCGAACTGACCGACGTACTGATCGCGACCGACAGCGAGGAAATCGCCGCGGTCGCCCGCGGTTTTGGAGCTCGATGTGAGCTGACGGGCGAGCATCCCAGCGGGACCGACCGGATCTGCGAAGTGATTTCACGCTGCGGTCAGGACGCCGGGCTGATTGTGAACGTCCAGGGGGACGAGCCGGAGCTGGACCCCGCCAATATTGATGAGGTGGTTCGGGCGCTCAAGGCGTGTTCAGCCGCGCCGATGGCGACTCTGGCGACGCCGATTCGCTCGCTCGAACAACTGCACGCGCCGTCCTGCGTGAAAGTCGTCTGTGGGCACCTGGGTCAGGCGCTTTACTTCAGTCGGTCGCCGATCCCGCACGTCCGGGATCGTGACGAGGAGGAAGTGCTGGCCGCCGCGTCCCCTTGGCTGCTCCACGTGGGAATTTATGCCTACCGGTCCGAGTTTCTGAGTATCTGGCCGCAAATTCGCTCTTCCCCGCTGGAGCAGTGGGAAAAGCTGGAGCAGTTGCGGGCTCTGGAGGCAGGCATCCGGATTCAGGTGGCGGTCGTCGAACACCGGTCGGTTGGCATCGATACGCCGGACGATTATGCTCGCTTCGTCGCACGCACCCGATCCGTCTGA